From a single Populus nigra chromosome 18, ddPopNigr1.1, whole genome shotgun sequence genomic region:
- the LOC133677933 gene encoding uncharacterized protein LOC133677933: protein MASKAVKTVAKAVSEYQYPWKEKLAQHKNELSKGVWGYWKLGAWTPLHISARRRARLRKEVLLAGEDWPYDPERKEMRTKMKGHKCDRIAAERRANTAKLMEQMPEMLLAYKKRRWEKKMKEEDKNK, encoded by the coding sequence ATGGCAAGCAAAGCTGTGAAAACTGTGGCAAAAGCCGTTTCAGAGTACCAGTACCCATGGAAGGAGAAGTTGGCACAGCACAAGAATGAGCTGTCCAAAGGTGTGTGGGGTTACTGGAAGCTGGGGGCATGGACGCCGCTCCATATTAGTGCTCGTCGGCGAGCTAGACTTCGCAAGGAAGTCCTCCTCGCAGGAGAAGACTGGCCATATGATCCCGAAAGGAAGGAAATGAGAACCAAGATGAAaggacacaagtgtgataggaTTGCTGCGGAGAGACGGGCGAATACTGCCAAGCTGATGGAGCAAATGCCAGAAATGTTGCTGGCATACAAGAAACGTAGgtgggagaagaagatgaaggaagaagacaaaaataaataa